From the genome of Gemmatimonadota bacterium, one region includes:
- the rpsJ gene encoding 30S ribosomal protein S10 produces MATGSRIRIRLKAFDHWLVDQTTSDIVRTAQMTGARVRGPIPLPTRRQRWTVLRSPHIDKKSREQFELLTHKRLIDIVDSGQRTIDALTKLDIPAGVDVNIKVD; encoded by the coding sequence ATGGCGACTGGCAGCAGAATCAGAATCAGGCTCAAGGCCTTCGATCACTGGCTGGTGGATCAGACCACCTCCGACATCGTGCGCACCGCTCAGATGACCGGCGCCAGGGTTCGTGGACCGATCCCGCTGCCTACTCGCCGGCAACGTTGGACCGTGTTGCGTTCTCCGCACATCGACAAGAAGAGCCGCGAGCAGTTCGAGCTCCTCACTCACAAGCGGCTAATAGACATCGTCGACAGCGGGCAGCGAACGATCGACGCTCTCACCAAGCTCGACATTCCTGCCGGAGTCGACGTGAATATCAAGGTTGACTAG